The genomic interval AGGAACCGCATCCCTGGCCATTTTCATGGTAAATCTGGATGCCACGGTGGTGAATATCGTACTGCCGGAAATCAGCAGCCTTTTTGGTATCCGCACATCGGAAGCCTCCATTTTTGTTCTTTCCTACCTGCTGGCCCTCACGGGCACGGCCCTGATCTTTGGCCGCCTCAGCGACATGAAGGGGCCTGAAAAAATCTTTTTTCTGGGGTACGCTGTCTTTGTGCTGGGTTCTCTTCTCTGCGCCTTTTCCTGGAATGTCTGGTCCCTTGCCCTTTTCCGCTTTGTTCAGGGGCTGGGCGGAGCCATGATTTTTGCCACCAATGCGGTGATTGTCATCCGCTATCTTCCGGAAAAAATCCGTGGCCGAGCTTTTGCCTTCAATGGCATGATGGCGGGTATCGGCTTTGCTCTGGGTTCCCCCGTGGGTGGCTTTCTTTCCCACCACTTTGACTGGCGCATGGTCTTTCTGGTGAATATTCCCGTGGGGCTGGCGGGTCTGTTTCTGGGCATGTACTGGCTGAAAAAACGGGAGCTTCCAGCCATCAGGGGAAGCTTTGACAAGGCCGGTGCCATCACAAGCTTTCTCTGCCTCTGCTTTCTGGTCTTTTCCCTGCACTCATGGGAAGAATCCCTGCTCTTTTCGCCTGAAATTATCGGAGGACTTGCCATTGCCCTTGTGGCGGGATTTCTTTTCCTCAAATACCAGAAAAAATCCGACCATCCCCTCATGCCCCTTTCCCTTTTTCGCAATGCGCCTTTGAATTTTGCCCTGGCAGGCACGGCCTGCTACTATATTCTGCTGCAGGGGCTTGCCATAGTCTTCCCCTTTTACTTCATCGATGCCCGGGGCATGACGGCCTTTGCCACGGGAAACCTTCTCTTCATAAGCCCCATGATTTCCATGCTCATCACCCCTCTGGCGGGCTGGCTCTGTGACAGAATCGGCTCCCGGATTCCGGCCATGGGCGGAGCCCTTCTTTTCATTGTCTCCTGTATTTTTTTCCTTAACCTCACACCAGCCTCTTCCACAGTCTGGCTGATGAGCTGCCTTGTACTCTACGGGCTTGCCATGGGCTTTTACTGTGCGCCCATCCTCACCCTCACCATGTCCCACGCCAGACCGGAAACCTCCGGTGTTCTTTCCTCGGTGAAATCCGTGCTACCGTCCATTTTTGGTATGCTCAGCGTGGGAATTTACGCCACCCTCTACAGTACCGGAGAAAGTGCCGGGGGCATCATGGAGCAGGCCGCTTCCCAGCAGGGCTTTCAGACCATTATATGGGTCAGCCTCGGTGTCAGCCTTTTCTGTTTTGCTGTCACCTTTTTAAGCAGGGATGGCAGATCAGAGCCATAAAAATCCCATCAAATATGGTCTCACAGCAAACTGTGACCTGATCAGGGCAATAAACAAATAAGATTATGCAGCCGCATGCTCTTTGCAGTTTTGATAAAGTTTTGCCGGTGACAGCTCAAGGCCATGGGGCCAGCTGAGCGCTCCGGAGTCTAAGAAAAATCTTTTGAAAAAGAATTCATCTTTTAATTTCTGCAATAAAACCCCATCTCTTTGAAGAAGGGTTTTACCGTCGAAAATCCCGGTCATTCCATCGGAAAAAGACAATTCAATCCGGAAATCCCCCATATATTTTGCTTCAGTAATTTTAATCATCATAATCCGCTCCCCTTATTCTCTCTAAAGGTTCAAATCGCTGCGCCCTCTCCCAGTTATCAAGCAGTTCTATCTGATGCACAAAACACCATTCTTTAACTATTTTTGCAGCTTTTTTCGGAAGATGACCCTCACTTATATTGCCGGTTCTGATTTCCACCAGAGCTTCAAACCCTTGGTAAGCGGCATGGATATGGGGAGGTGGATGGTCATCGTGCCTCATCCTGATAATAATACCAAAAAATATTGATAACACTGGCATTCAGCGATCTCCTGCAATGCGGTCCGGAAAAAAATGCACCGGGCAATTTATTTTTTGTAAAGATAAGCAGAGTTGATTTGTAAAGCAACTGAATATATATGAAAAGAGAAGATTCAAAAAATAAAAAAGATGCTATAAACTGAAGCTTGCAACTGACAGGAAGCCACCTGAGGATTTATCATGAAAGCAAGCCTGAAAACAAAGGAAGATCAGGTCAAGGCACTTCTTGCCGCAGGCCGCAGGGAAGATGCCATGAAACTTCTCTTCGCCCTGGTAAAAGCCTGTGCTGCGGCCCATAAGTTTGATCATGCGGATAGACTGTACCAGCAGATGATGGACGTAGATGCCCTGGCCATTGATCTGGTTGTCAGTGCCGCAGAGCTTATAGAAGAAGAAAAGAACAGGGCCATAGACAGAAAGCACCTTCACCTCTGGAAAAACTGGTATAACCAGCTCAAACAGGAAGAACGCAGCGCATTTTTCTTCGCCACAAGCCCCTTCTCCTTTTCATCCGGAGATATCCTGTTCCGGAAAGGAGAGATGAATGACACCCTGTTTTTTGTGGATGAGGGGGCACTGAATCTGGTTTCCGTCTCCGATGCGGGTCAGGAGGTCGTGCTGCGCCGGGTCGGGCCGGGAAGTTTTGCCGGTGAAGAAACCTTTTACAAAAGCAGCGTCTGCACCAGCTCCCTTGTGGCCCTGATGCCGGGTGAAGGCAGAGTATTCACAAGAAAAGCACTGCTTTCTTTAAGCGAAACCCTTCCGGGCCTTGGCCCCAAGCTGCGGGATTTCACCATTTCTGCCCCATCGGAAGGCCAGACGGTACAGGCCAAGGGCATCAACCGGAGAAGCCATAAACGCATTCCCGTTCAGGGAAGCATCGTTTTTCAGCCCCTTGGCCAGAAAGATACGGCCCCTGCCCAGGGCCGCATGGCGGACATTTCCCAGGGAGGTCTGTCCTTTTATATAAAAACCGCCAACGGTCAGGCCGTCCGCCAGCTCCTCGGAAACCGTCTGGGTATGAAATTTCTGCTGCCCCACACCGGCAATCCCCAGCCCGTCGTCTGCAAAGGAGAGGTTACCGGAGTGCTCTGCCACATGGATTACGAATATTCCATCCATGTGAAATTCGACCGCCTTCTGGATGCCAAAAATTTTACATGAAAATAGAGGTGCAAGGCACCATGGCTGTCTATTGGTGAGATTTCAATCCTTTCGGGTCAGGGCTTTTTCGCCTGAATCCTTGCACTGCGCACAAAGGCTCCTGCATCCATGCCGGAAACCCAGTCCCGGATAAATTCACGGCTTTCTTCCTGTACCTCAATCTCGATATCCGTAAATCCAGCATCTTCAAGGAGCTTCTCCAGAAGCTCCGGCGCTATGGCGCCAGTTACTCAGGCGCAGAGGGCATCGGGATGCTCTTCCATGGCCGACGTGAAAGCTTTCACCTGCACCACATCGGAAATGGCAAGCCGCCCTCCAGAACGCAGAACCCGAAAGGCCTCCTTCAGAACCTGCCCCTTGCGTGAAGAAAGATTAAGCACACAATTGGATATGATCACATTCACCGAAGCATCAGCCACGGGCAGATGTTCAATTTCACCCAGACGAAAAGAAACATGGTCTTTCCCGGCTTTTTCTGCATTGGATCTGGCCTTTTCCACCATCTCCGGAGTCATGTCCACACCAATGACAAAACCCGTTTCGCCCACACGTTCTGCCGCAAGAAAGGCGTCAAACCCTGCTCCACTCCCCAGATCCAGCACCACTTCCCCCGGCCTGAGTGCGGCCAGAGCAAGAGGATTACCGCATCCAAGGCCCAGATCGGCTCCATGGGGAACCGATGCGGCATCTTCTCTGCTGTAACCAAGCCGGGAAGCCTCAATGGCCGCCAGACCACCTCCACAGGCACTGCCTTCCCCGCAACACCCTTCTTCCCTGCCCTGCGCCACAGCACCATAACGGCTGCGGATCAGATGACCTGTATCCTTATCCTTTCCCATGAGCCCTCCCGAATTTTTTTAAAATCCTTTTAACAAGCCTAAAAAAACAGCCTGTTTTGTTTCTGCATTATCCCATGGGAAGCTCCAGATCCGCAAGACTTTCCACCTGTCTTCTTGAATGGGAAACCAGCACCAGCGTACAGGTTCTTTTCAGATCCAGAAGCAGGCTTTCAATGGCAGCCTCCGCCGCCGCATCCAGAGAAGATGTCGGCTCATCCAGCAGCAACACTTCCGGCTGCATCACAAGGCTTCGGGCAATGCACAGCCGCTGCTGCTGCCCCCCCGAAAGGGTGCGGGCATCGGAACCAAGCCTGTGTCCCACCTCCTCCCAGAGATGGGCCTGTTTCAGCGCCCTGACAACCCTTTCCTCCAGATCCGCCTTTTTCCGGATGCCCTTCAGTCTGAGGGGGAGGGCCACATTGGCAAAAATGCCCATGGGAAGGGGATTGGGATTCTGAAACACCACAGCCACCTTCCGCCTCAGTTCATACACATCCGTGGATGCTGCATGGATATCCTGCCAGCCCCTTTCCCCGCCCAAAAGAATACTTCCGGAAACCCTTACCTGGCTTTCCGTCTCCAAAAGGCGGTTAAGACTGAAAAGAAATGTGGACTTACCCACTCCGGATGGTCCCGTAACCG from Desulfobotulus mexicanus carries:
- a CDS encoding MFS transporter yields the protein MKTDPKIRNNPPEEKASPSLTQTLCVAGTASLAIFMVNLDATVVNIVLPEISSLFGIRTSEASIFVLSYLLALTGTALIFGRLSDMKGPEKIFFLGYAVFVLGSLLCAFSWNVWSLALFRFVQGLGGAMIFATNAVIVIRYLPEKIRGRAFAFNGMMAGIGFALGSPVGGFLSHHFDWRMVFLVNIPVGLAGLFLGMYWLKKRELPAIRGSFDKAGAITSFLCLCFLVFSLHSWEESLLFSPEIIGGLAIALVAGFLFLKYQKKSDHPLMPLSLFRNAPLNFALAGTACYYILLQGLAIVFPFYFIDARGMTAFATGNLLFISPMISMLITPLAGWLCDRIGSRIPAMGGALLFIVSCIFFLNLTPASSTVWLMSCLVLYGLAMGFYCAPILTLTMSHARPETSGVLSSVKSVLPSIFGMLSVGIYATLYSTGESAGGIMEQAASQQGFQTIIWVSLGVSLFCFAVTFLSRDGRSEP
- a CDS encoding DUF2442 domain-containing protein — protein: MMIKITEAKYMGDFRIELSFSDGMTGIFDGKTLLQRDGVLLQKLKDEFFFKRFFLDSGALSWPHGLELSPAKLYQNCKEHAAA
- a CDS encoding DUF4160 domain-containing protein, producing the protein MPVLSIFFGIIIRMRHDDHPPPHIHAAYQGFEALVEIRTGNISEGHLPKKAAKIVKEWCFVHQIELLDNWERAQRFEPLERIRGADYDD
- a CDS encoding cyclic nucleotide-binding domain-containing protein — encoded protein: MKASLKTKEDQVKALLAAGRREDAMKLLFALVKACAAAHKFDHADRLYQQMMDVDALAIDLVVSAAELIEEEKNRAIDRKHLHLWKNWYNQLKQEERSAFFFATSPFSFSSGDILFRKGEMNDTLFFVDEGALNLVSVSDAGQEVVLRRVGPGSFAGEETFYKSSVCTSSLVALMPGEGRVFTRKALLSLSETLPGLGPKLRDFTISAPSEGQTVQAKGINRRSHKRIPVQGSIVFQPLGQKDTAPAQGRMADISQGGLSFYIKTANGQAVRQLLGNRLGMKFLLPHTGNPQPVVCKGEVTGVLCHMDYEYSIHVKFDRLLDAKNFT
- the arsM gene encoding arsenite methyltransferase, translating into MGKDKDTGHLIRSRYGAVAQGREEGCCGEGSACGGGLAAIEASRLGYSREDAASVPHGADLGLGCGNPLALAALRPGEVVLDLGSGAGFDAFLAAERVGETGFVIGVDMTPEMVEKARSNAEKAGKDHVSFRLGEIEHLPVADASVNVIISNCVLNLSSRKGQVLKEAFRVLRSGGRLAISDVVQVKAFTSAMEEHPDALCA
- a CDS encoding phosphate ABC transporter ATP-binding protein, whose protein sequence is MMNQNIKIRIRDLSVAYGKSHVFSGVSLDIPEGAITAVTGPSGVGKSTFLFSLNRLLETESQVRVSGSILLGGERGWQDIHAASTDVYELRRKVAVVFQNPNPLPMGIFANVALPLRLKGIRKKADLEERVVRALKQAHLWEEVGHRLGSDARTLSGGQQQRLCIARSLVMQPEVLLLDEPTSSLDAAAEAAIESLLLDLKRTCTLVLVSHSRRQVESLADLELPMG